Proteins encoded together in one Janthinobacterium tructae window:
- a CDS encoding glycosyltransferase family 4 protein, which translates to MRVGILSYPMLFQRDGGLQIQVRETIAALNRLPQQAARPLEVQLVDANHQRLADFDVLHVFSASNGTYRIMEMASEQGVPVVLSPLLSPGWGRASAWRARLADRLAGRLTEWMVQTSYAQTRRALQLADVVIALGEAERDAIAQGFGMEAEAIRVLPNGVNPHFFTANGDLFLRETGIAGPFVLMTGSISPYKNQLGLAQALAGAGLPLVLIGAAPREQQAYLQQLLDLPHVSWLGALDHADPLLASAYHAAAVAALPSQGEVFPLSVLEALAAGTPAVMTAQSALDLPDSAFALRKVAWDDGPAQRQAILDLLALPPERARVQALVERFTWERVAAQIAECYYQLQSLPARRQHAV; encoded by the coding sequence ATGCGTGTCGGTATCTTGTCCTACCCGATGCTGTTCCAGCGCGACGGCGGCTTGCAGATCCAGGTACGCGAAACCATTGCCGCGCTGAACCGACTGCCCCAGCAAGCTGCGCGGCCCCTGGAAGTGCAGCTGGTCGACGCCAACCATCAGCGACTGGCCGATTTCGACGTACTGCACGTGTTTTCGGCGAGCAATGGCACCTACCGCATCATGGAAATGGCCAGCGAGCAAGGCGTGCCCGTGGTGCTGTCGCCGCTGCTGTCGCCCGGCTGGGGCCGTGCCAGCGCCTGGCGCGCGCGGCTGGCCGACCGGCTGGCAGGGCGCCTGACGGAGTGGATGGTGCAAACGAGCTATGCGCAAACGCGGCGCGCCCTGCAACTGGCCGACGTCGTGATCGCCCTGGGCGAGGCTGAGCGCGACGCCATCGCGCAAGGTTTCGGCATGGAGGCGGAGGCCATCCGCGTCTTGCCGAACGGGGTCAATCCGCATTTCTTCACGGCCAATGGCGACCTGTTCCTGCGCGAAACAGGCATCGCCGGGCCATTCGTGCTGATGACGGGCAGCATTTCACCATATAAGAACCAGCTGGGGCTGGCCCAGGCGCTGGCAGGGGCCGGCTTGCCCCTGGTGCTGATCGGCGCCGCGCCGCGCGAACAGCAGGCGTATCTGCAGCAGTTGCTGGACTTGCCGCACGTCAGCTGGCTCGGCGCGCTCGACCACGCCGACCCGCTTCTGGCCAGCGCCTACCATGCGGCGGCCGTGGCGGCCTTGCCCAGCCAGGGCGAAGTGTTTCCGCTATCCGTGCTGGAAGCGCTGGCGGCCGGCACGCCCGCCGTCATGACGGCGCAAAGCGCGCTGGACTTGCCCGATTCCGCGTTCGCGCTGCGCAAGGTGGCCTGGGACGATGGCCCCGCGCAGCGCCAGGCCATCCTCGACTTGCTGGCGCTGCCGCCCGAGCGCGCCCGCGTGCAAGCGCTGGTGGAACGTTTTACGTGGGAGCGGGTGGCGGCGCAGATTGCCGAGTGTTACTACCAGCTGCAGTCCTTGCCTGCCAGGAGGCAACATGCTGTTTAA
- a CDS encoding MBOAT family O-acyltransferase, protein MLFNSFAFLFGYLPIVLAGYFLLDRLTSSASWRLAPAVWLALASLFFYAWWDVRYLPLLLASICVNYGAGRLIGARAGAARKRVLVAALALNLGLLAYYKYANFFIDSVNAVAVAAGAGAGSLPWSGLDIILPIGISFFTFTQIAFLVDCYRGEVREYRFIHYVLFVSYFPHLIAGPVLHHRDMMPQFADPANAHPRAANFAIGLSIFTIGLAKKVLIADNLSPLAMPVFAAGATPTLIEAWIGVLAYTFQLYFDFSGYSDMAIGLSRLFGVKLPLNFNSPYKAANIADFWRRWHMTLSRFLRDYLYIPLGGSRHGEAMRYRNLMLTMLLGGLWHGAGWTFVIWGGLHGLYLVLQQAWQRVFGAAPGYCWLRWWPGVLTFLAVMLAWIYFRAPDVATAWDISGALVGANGVSLPRGLASHAASLAQWGLHPAFDGIRWIELAGPGLPVLLGAMLLAFKAPNTQEIFFLYEPAIERIFQPSGHWAFSWRPTRRWSVGFAALFVACIFGMNRVTEFLYFQF, encoded by the coding sequence ATGCTGTTTAACTCCTTCGCCTTCCTGTTCGGCTATCTGCCCATCGTGCTGGCCGGCTATTTTCTGCTGGACCGATTGACGTCCTCCGCCAGCTGGCGCCTGGCGCCAGCCGTGTGGCTGGCGCTCGCCTCGCTGTTCTTCTATGCCTGGTGGGACGTGCGCTATTTGCCGCTGCTGCTGGCGTCGATCTGCGTCAATTACGGCGCCGGCCGCCTGATCGGTGCGCGTGCGGGCGCGGCCCGCAAGCGCGTGCTGGTGGCGGCCCTGGCGCTGAACCTGGGCTTGCTTGCCTACTATAAATATGCGAATTTCTTCATCGACAGCGTCAACGCAGTCGCCGTGGCCGCCGGTGCTGGCGCTGGCAGCCTGCCGTGGTCCGGCCTCGACATCATCCTGCCGATCGGCATCTCGTTTTTCACCTTCACGCAGATCGCCTTCCTCGTCGATTGCTACCGGGGCGAGGTGCGCGAGTACCGTTTCATTCATTACGTGCTGTTCGTCAGCTATTTCCCCCATTTGATCGCCGGCCCCGTGCTGCACCACCGCGACATGATGCCGCAGTTCGCCGATCCGGCCAACGCCCACCCGCGCGCCGCCAATTTCGCCATCGGCCTGTCGATCTTTACCATCGGACTGGCCAAAAAAGTGCTGATCGCCGACAACCTGTCGCCACTGGCCATGCCCGTCTTCGCGGCCGGGGCCACACCCACCCTGATCGAGGCCTGGATCGGCGTGCTGGCCTACACCTTCCAGCTGTATTTCGACTTTTCCGGCTATTCGGACATGGCCATCGGCCTGTCGCGCCTGTTCGGCGTGAAATTGCCGCTGAACTTCAATTCGCCGTACAAGGCGGCCAATATCGCCGATTTCTGGCGCCGTTGGCACATGACCTTGTCGCGTTTCCTGCGCGATTACTTATATATTCCCCTGGGCGGCAGCCGCCACGGCGAAGCCATGCGCTACCGCAACCTGATGCTGACCATGCTGCTGGGCGGCTTGTGGCATGGCGCCGGCTGGACCTTCGTCATCTGGGGCGGCTTGCACGGCCTGTACCTGGTGCTGCAGCAGGCGTGGCAACGGGTCTTTGGCGCGGCGCCGGGGTACTGCTGGCTGCGCTGGTGGCCCGGCGTGTTGACCTTTCTTGCCGTCATGCTGGCCTGGATCTACTTCCGCGCGCCCGACGTGGCCACGGCCTGGGACATCAGCGGCGCGCTGGTGGGCGCGAATGGCGTGAGCCTGCCGCGCGGCCTGGCCAGCCATGCGGCCAGCCTGGCGCAATGGGGCTTGCACCCCGCGTTCGACGGCATCCGCTGGATCGAACTGGCGGGGCCGGGCTTGCCCGTGCTGCTGGGCGCCATGTTGCTGGCTTTCAAGGCGCCCAACACGCAAGAAATATTCTTTCTGTACGAGCCTGCCATTGAAAGAATATTTCAACCTTCAGGGCACTGGGCCTTCAGCTGGCGCCCCACGCGCCGCTGGAGCGTGGGCTTTGCCGCGCTGTTCGTCGCCTGCATCTTCGGGATGAACCGCGTTACCGAATTTCTCTACTTCCAGTTCTGA
- a CDS encoding glycosyltransferase, with product MLTVLMATYNGAGTLPQVLRAYMALRSPAGGWRLVIADNGSTDATAQVIAAFRGRLPLSYIYVARRGRSPALNGAVEHALRSNGDGGELFVFGDDDAMPVSDWLCRLQDCARDHPGYALFGGAIVPAWREKPADWLLRLTPVGLTWGITSPDLRDAPIYPGLVWGANMAIRRRIFEAGARYDESIGPQGANYAMGSETRLNLEMHAAGNPSWFCPQARVAHIIRVPQVQRAWILRRAMLFGRGQCRLATFAPSVEFLGVPRWMLGRYVRESLGAVRAWLRRDRAELFLRQWERAWLRGFFHEAWRGRRKRLPRIVISSYSGELGGMELRMAQEAKMLGASGYDSVLALRRFPGFAAWAQDLRARQMQVRVYEPPLFLEHWAWRRWNWLRARVTGAWRLRRLRPDLVHVAFCWTAYGASILWLARQCRLPAVISVHNAFPLETFSDWQRPRLEEAFRSVKGVYAVSDSAMRHFLDLYRDMLAPQTRLAVIPNGVDTDTFTVSPERRVLARKQLGLPPDALVLGCVARLSAQKRPQALLALFARLAPQFPNLYVVLVGTGPLDAMLRLQAQQSGLQDRIVFAGFRQRVELLMPAFDLHVLLSKNEGFGIATIEAMACGVPAVGTDVPGTRDILHDSEGGLLLPLDDEHAACAAVARLLVDAPRRARMGRLAREETVQRYSMPRLERQLRQFYAGLV from the coding sequence TTGTTGACCGTTCTCATGGCGACCTACAATGGCGCCGGCACTTTGCCCCAGGTCTTGCGCGCCTACATGGCGCTGCGTTCGCCCGCTGGCGGCTGGCGCCTGGTCATCGCCGACAATGGCAGCACGGACGCCACGGCCCAGGTGATCGCCGCCTTTCGCGGCCGCTTGCCCTTGAGCTATATCTACGTGGCGCGGCGCGGCCGCAGTCCCGCCCTGAACGGCGCCGTCGAACACGCCTTGCGCTCAAACGGCGATGGCGGCGAGCTGTTCGTGTTTGGCGACGACGACGCCATGCCCGTATCCGACTGGCTGTGCCGCTTGCAGGACTGCGCGCGCGATCACCCCGGCTATGCGCTGTTCGGCGGCGCCATCGTGCCCGCCTGGCGGGAAAAGCCGGCCGACTGGCTGCTGCGCCTGACGCCCGTTGGCTTGACGTGGGGCATTACCAGTCCCGACCTGCGCGACGCCCCCATCTATCCGGGCCTGGTGTGGGGCGCCAACATGGCGATACGCCGCCGCATCTTCGAGGCGGGCGCCCGCTATGACGAAAGCATCGGCCCGCAGGGGGCCAATTACGCCATGGGCAGCGAAACCCGCCTCAACCTGGAAATGCATGCGGCGGGCAATCCTTCCTGGTTCTGTCCGCAAGCCAGGGTGGCGCACATCATCCGCGTCCCGCAAGTGCAGCGCGCCTGGATACTGCGCCGCGCCATGCTGTTTGGCCGGGGCCAATGCCGGCTTGCGACCTTCGCGCCCAGCGTGGAGTTTCTCGGCGTGCCGCGCTGGATGCTGGGCCGATACGTGCGCGAGTCGCTCGGCGCCGTGCGGGCCTGGCTGCGGCGCGACCGGGCCGAGCTGTTCCTGCGCCAGTGGGAACGCGCTTGGCTGCGCGGTTTCTTTCATGAAGCGTGGCGGGGACGGCGCAAACGCCTGCCGCGCATCGTCATCAGCAGTTATTCGGGCGAGCTGGGCGGCATGGAGCTGCGCATGGCGCAAGAGGCGAAGATGCTGGGCGCGAGCGGCTATGACAGCGTGCTGGCGCTGCGGCGCTTTCCCGGTTTTGCTGCCTGGGCGCAAGACTTGCGCGCAAGGCAGATGCAAGTGCGCGTGTACGAGCCGCCCTTGTTTCTCGAACACTGGGCGTGGCGCCGCTGGAATTGGCTGCGCGCCAGAGTCACGGGCGCCTGGCGGCTGCGGCGGCTGCGGCCGGACCTGGTCCACGTGGCGTTTTGCTGGACGGCATATGGCGCTTCCATCCTGTGGCTGGCGCGGCAATGCCGACTGCCGGCCGTGATCAGCGTGCACAACGCGTTTCCCCTGGAAACCTTCAGCGACTGGCAGCGGCCCCGGCTGGAAGAGGCGTTTCGCAGCGTCAAAGGCGTGTATGCCGTGTCGGACTCGGCCATGCGGCATTTCCTCGACCTGTACCGCGACATGCTGGCGCCGCAAACGCGGCTGGCCGTGATTCCCAACGGCGTCGATACGGACACTTTTACTGTTTCGCCCGAACGGAGAGTCTTGGCGCGCAAGCAGCTCGGGCTGCCGCCGGATGCGCTCGTGCTCGGCTGCGTGGCCAGACTCTCCGCGCAAAAGCGTCCGCAAGCGCTGCTGGCCCTGTTCGCCAGGCTGGCGCCGCAGTTCCCCAACTTATATGTAGTGCTGGTGGGCACGGGGCCGCTGGACGCCATGCTGCGGCTGCAGGCGCAGCAATCGGGTTTGCAGGACAGAATCGTGTTTGCCGGCTTCCGGCAGCGCGTCGAGTTGCTGATGCCCGCCTTCGACCTGCACGTGCTGCTGAGTAAAAACGAGGGCTTCGGCATCGCCACGATTGAGGCCATGGCGTGCGGCGTGCCGGCCGTGGGGACGGATGTGCCGGGCACCCGCGATATTCTGCACGATAGTGAAGGCGGCTTGTTGCTGCCGCTCGATGACGAGCACGCCGCCTGCGCGGCCGTGGCCAGGTTGCTGGTCGATGCACCCCGGCGCGCCCGCATGGGACGGCTGGCGCGCGAAGAAACCGTGCAGCGCTATTCGATGCCGCGCCTGGAACGCCAGTTGCGCCAGTTCTATGCCGGCCTCGTGTAG
- a CDS encoding lipopolysaccharide biosynthesis protein produces the protein MSATRHSFLFSFAEKYTVLLLGIIATMVLSRLLTPAEVGVYSLGAVLVALAQVVRDFGVGQYLIQEKQLDAVKLRAALATSLLVAWLLAGLVLLASAPLAHFYGEPRLTHVLRLLSINFLLIPFSALTLPMLRRQLRFRAIYAINGANSVVNLLVAVLLALQGYSYMSMVWAALAGSCASLAVSLLVRPRELPWLPGRCGVGDIARFGAYATGGSLVDEAGVAAPDLIIGKLIGIESLALFGKAQSVLNIFNQAITSAISPVVFPLFAARAREGGGQGEKGGAELVYLRTISYMTALAWPFFLFLACMALPLVKVLYGTQWLGCVPLIRIMCLSSAVYSMFSMARYLFVATGQLHAQVRLDAWAGASKVALLLAAAPFGLVAVAWAVVLSNVLRSWLVYGCLRRLSALDWRTLARAVRKSLLLCGVSGVAPLAALLWLPVDTPALLALTGTALATLLCWLAGLFLLKHELAGEFLLLQRKLAGRWLAVKCTKG, from the coding sequence ATGAGCGCCACCCGTCATTCGTTTCTGTTTTCGTTTGCCGAGAAATACACGGTGCTGCTGCTCGGCATCATCGCCACCATGGTGCTGTCGCGCCTGTTGACGCCGGCCGAGGTGGGCGTGTATTCGCTGGGCGCCGTGCTGGTGGCGCTGGCGCAAGTGGTGCGCGATTTCGGCGTGGGGCAATACCTGATCCAGGAAAAGCAGCTCGATGCCGTGAAACTGCGCGCCGCGCTGGCCACCAGCCTGCTTGTCGCCTGGCTGCTGGCGGGCCTGGTGCTACTGGCCAGTGCGCCGCTCGCGCATTTCTATGGCGAACCCCGGTTGACCCACGTGCTGCGTTTGCTGTCGATTAACTTCCTGCTGATCCCGTTCAGCGCCTTGACACTCCCCATGTTGCGCCGGCAACTGCGCTTTCGCGCCATTTACGCCATCAATGGGGCCAATAGTGTGGTCAACCTGCTGGTGGCCGTGCTGCTGGCGCTGCAGGGCTACAGTTATATGAGCATGGTATGGGCGGCGCTGGCCGGTTCCTGCGCCTCGCTGGCAGTCAGCCTGCTGGTGCGGCCCCGCGAACTGCCGTGGCTGCCGGGACGGTGCGGCGTGGGCGATATCGCCCGTTTTGGCGCCTATGCGACGGGTGGCAGCCTGGTCGATGAGGCGGGGGTGGCGGCGCCGGACCTGATCATCGGCAAGCTGATCGGCATTGAAAGCCTGGCCCTGTTCGGCAAGGCGCAAAGCGTACTCAATATCTTCAACCAGGCCATCACCAGCGCCATCTCGCCTGTGGTGTTTCCCCTGTTCGCGGCGCGCGCGCGCGAAGGGGGAGGACAAGGGGAAAAGGGCGGGGCGGAGCTCGTGTATTTGCGCACGATCAGCTACATGACGGCGCTGGCCTGGCCGTTTTTTCTCTTCCTCGCCTGCATGGCTTTGCCCCTGGTCAAGGTGTTGTATGGCACGCAATGGCTAGGATGTGTGCCCTTGATCCGCATCATGTGCCTGTCCTCGGCCGTGTATAGCATGTTCAGCATGGCCCGCTACCTGTTCGTGGCGACGGGCCAGCTGCATGCGCAGGTGCGGCTCGATGCTTGGGCGGGCGCAAGCAAAGTGGCGCTGCTGCTGGCTGCGGCACCATTCGGCCTGGTGGCCGTGGCCTGGGCCGTGGTGCTCAGCAATGTGCTGCGCAGCTGGCTGGTGTATGGCTGCCTGCGGCGCTTGAGCGCGCTCGACTGGCGCACCCTGGCGCGGGCCGTGCGCAAAAGCCTGCTGCTCTGCGGCGTGAGCGGCGTGGCGCCCCTCGCTGCGCTGCTGTGGCTGCCTGTTGATACGCCGGCGCTGCTGGCGCTGACGGGCACGGCGCTGGCTACCTTGTTGTGCTGGCTGGCGGGCCTGTTCCTGTTGAAACATGAACTGGCCGGAGAATTCTTGTTGTTGCAACGCAAGCTGGCCGGCCGCTGGCTGGCCGTCAAATGCACGAAAGGATGA